One genomic window of Cupriavidus malaysiensis includes the following:
- a CDS encoding PaaI family thioesterase, with product MEITPPATLEEWNASGAEYLPGLLGMTFTKVEPDEVVATLEVRRALGAWNGYLHAGTVVSLADTCCGYGTVRSLPAGASGFTTVELKSNMLGTAREGLVICTARPIHKGRTTQVWDAEVRRGSDNALIASFRNTQLILWPKEK from the coding sequence ATGGAAATTACTCCCCCCGCTACGTTGGAAGAATGGAATGCATCCGGTGCGGAATACCTGCCCGGTCTTCTTGGCATGACCTTTACCAAAGTGGAGCCAGATGAGGTAGTGGCAACGCTTGAGGTGCGCCGTGCCTTGGGCGCCTGGAATGGCTACCTGCATGCGGGAACGGTCGTGTCGCTCGCGGACACATGCTGCGGCTACGGAACCGTGCGCAGCCTGCCGGCGGGCGCCAGCGGATTCACCACCGTGGAACTCAAGAGCAATATGCTGGGAACGGCCCGCGAAGGCCTCGTGATCTGCACTGCGCGCCCCATCCACAAAGGACGCACCACCCAGGTCTGGGATGCCGAGGTCCGTCGCGGTAGCGACAATGCCCTGATCGCCAGCTTCCGCAACACGCAACTGATCCTCTGGCCCAAAGAGAAATAA
- a CDS encoding MTH938/NDUFAF3 family protein has protein sequence MRLESFSFGTIRIDGVTYDHDVIIDHGKVRKRRKGPSKPFREAFGHTPLSIQEDIPWNCSKLVVGTGAGALPVMDEVKREAKRRHVELVIQPTADAIETLQANPKGANAILHLTC, from the coding sequence ATGCGGTTGGAATCCTTCTCCTTCGGCACCATCCGTATCGACGGCGTCACATACGACCACGACGTCATCATCGACCACGGCAAGGTCCGCAAACGCAGGAAGGGCCCCTCCAAGCCATTCCGCGAAGCGTTCGGCCACACGCCGCTATCGATCCAGGAAGACATCCCCTGGAACTGCAGCAAGCTCGTGGTCGGCACCGGAGCCGGCGCCTTGCCGGTAATGGACGAGGTGAAGCGCGAGGCCAAAAGGCGCCATGTCGAGCTGGTCATCCAGCCGACCGCCGACGCCATCGAGACGCTCCAGGCCAACCCCAAAGGCGCCAACGCGATCCTGCATCTCACCTGCTAG
- a CDS encoding metallophosphoesterase — protein sequence MSPPEFTAAERVRIARTSVTHERKLEGCVDCEEKAPIRAIILSPSLGTPLVLPPKQTRCSLFIAAEAMAEQYFGVGKPVQPVEYYGRKIIKAKYGPVFVDRHLRLYPIQGKGTAAEPKDTMLFRDGKAASRAMEVVNVWQVGRFHGGLMVDHRGEPVAIIRPETVRLYKDMTHVYEIDIDLATLPDKPDLTLMHTFAWMVPVPSRYAQRPEVKGVQAWEYQDQVILDFLDAQAKSEQQNGQNHVPRFYEYDVDKATAFALPPLKADTVHRLTAWHPVIQKPIATLKLGHLSDVHVNVRHLALQKSPACLIETTDGTPVPGTPPTPRASHLCNSFLALRDLIEQFGKAGRADALVITGDLIDFNRNIVPAETGSTIAEQWNAFNVLNQIRNGKLYQRGADDMLLYSLLRHAYRDLKLPVFLTTGNHEAYAVPYGVSPRTNPWVATAGALEQVGALKGTHGPRAIDPAKIEDLGKVASAGAGILGGILGGPLGGLAGRELGKHGSSKAADKAAEIYQDFDRASDWAEAKANAGIAADHNLTLYEICLAYGPTYAQVLTAKNFTPANFDWFFTLITPLSDWRLDYGPRQTLLGLDWGSGENYLNPLGGIDKLPEVDDKIRWVAEHLPSRADKQGLGILPRATQSLSEEQKFLLQGGRRRKRDIGASLTVFSHFTIVNYDGAIELSKQGRQIEPQQSPNALKTMRFEDNAGGWNLNNMGTCERNVDWYFHTCVAGHDQPNHDKVDYHLSGHSHRAGVYTVGLQHGGKLVQVRSAFDPGLSATQSTNKHGGPTKLIVSSSGGPLGTQNLNGELKQWLLTAPSGTLLNEADATPIRQVRTEAGNGKPRLAVALDYLHVDKVETPLVWVPPANGPLPPTSWTMQVGPLTDALQCIDKVRFWVFTASPTGEGGDWSKVDALLKPATDWRAQPRPGSYVMAAPLQPLLVRFNPSTCRMFCEVLLKEPTWPKGAEKLKGMFDVASSWVFPVDYQHGLIARRLGEQGEVPDWDWLSLTLNPSRYPAKGKTTKVNRE from the coding sequence ATGAGTCCTCCGGAATTCACCGCCGCCGAGAGGGTGCGCATCGCCCGCACCAGTGTCACGCATGAGCGGAAGCTCGAAGGGTGTGTGGACTGCGAGGAAAAAGCGCCTATCCGTGCCATCATCCTCAGTCCCAGTCTGGGTACGCCCTTGGTCCTGCCGCCCAAGCAGACCCGGTGCAGCCTCTTTATCGCGGCTGAGGCCATGGCAGAGCAGTACTTCGGCGTGGGCAAGCCCGTGCAGCCCGTTGAGTACTACGGCCGCAAGATCATCAAGGCCAAGTACGGCCCCGTCTTCGTGGACCGCCATCTGCGCCTGTACCCGATCCAGGGCAAAGGGACTGCGGCCGAGCCCAAGGACACCATGCTGTTTCGGGACGGCAAGGCCGCCTCTCGCGCCATGGAGGTGGTCAACGTCTGGCAGGTCGGACGGTTTCATGGCGGGCTGATGGTCGATCACCGTGGCGAGCCGGTGGCCATCATCCGCCCGGAGACAGTCAGGCTGTACAAGGACATGACGCATGTCTACGAGATTGACATCGATCTCGCGACGTTGCCCGACAAGCCCGACCTCACCCTCATGCATACCTTCGCGTGGATGGTCCCGGTGCCGTCCAGGTATGCGCAACGTCCGGAGGTCAAGGGCGTACAGGCCTGGGAGTACCAGGATCAGGTGATTCTGGATTTCCTCGACGCGCAGGCGAAATCCGAGCAACAGAATGGTCAGAACCACGTGCCGCGCTTCTACGAATACGATGTGGACAAGGCCACGGCATTCGCTTTGCCGCCGCTGAAGGCCGATACCGTACACCGCCTGACGGCGTGGCATCCGGTCATCCAGAAGCCGATCGCTACCTTGAAGCTCGGACACCTGTCGGATGTCCACGTCAACGTTCGCCACCTGGCCCTGCAGAAGTCTCCGGCGTGCCTGATCGAAACTACCGATGGCACGCCAGTGCCGGGGACGCCTCCGACTCCACGCGCTTCCCATCTGTGCAATAGTTTCCTGGCGCTGCGTGATCTGATCGAACAGTTCGGCAAGGCAGGCCGCGCCGACGCCCTGGTGATCACCGGCGATCTGATCGACTTCAACCGCAACATTGTGCCGGCGGAAACTGGCAGTACCATTGCCGAGCAGTGGAACGCCTTCAACGTCCTCAACCAGATCCGCAATGGGAAACTCTACCAGCGCGGCGCGGATGACATGCTGCTCTATTCGCTGCTGCGCCATGCCTATCGGGACCTGAAGCTGCCGGTGTTCCTGACGACCGGCAACCATGAGGCCTACGCGGTGCCGTACGGAGTATCGCCACGCACCAACCCGTGGGTCGCGACGGCCGGCGCGCTGGAGCAAGTCGGGGCGCTCAAGGGCACGCACGGGCCGCGAGCGATCGACCCCGCCAAGATCGAGGATCTCGGCAAAGTGGCCAGCGCCGGGGCCGGGATCCTCGGCGGGATCCTCGGCGGACCTCTCGGTGGTCTCGCCGGCCGTGAGTTGGGCAAGCACGGCAGCAGCAAGGCGGCGGACAAAGCCGCCGAAATCTACCAGGACTTCGATCGCGCCAGCGATTGGGCCGAGGCCAAGGCGAACGCCGGGATCGCGGCGGACCACAACCTCACCCTCTACGAAATCTGCCTGGCGTATGGCCCCACCTATGCGCAGGTCCTCACGGCAAAGAACTTTACGCCCGCGAACTTCGATTGGTTCTTCACCCTCATCACGCCCCTCTCGGACTGGCGCCTGGATTACGGGCCAAGACAGACGCTGCTCGGCCTGGACTGGGGCAGTGGCGAAAACTATCTCAATCCCCTGGGAGGCATCGACAAGCTCCCCGAGGTTGACGACAAGATCCGCTGGGTAGCTGAACATCTGCCCAGTCGAGCCGACAAACAGGGGCTCGGTATCCTCCCCCGGGCAACGCAATCCCTCTCAGAAGAACAGAAATTCCTGCTGCAAGGCGGGCGCCGCCGCAAGCGCGACATCGGCGCCAGCCTGACCGTGTTCTCGCACTTCACCATCGTCAACTATGACGGCGCGATTGAACTCTCAAAGCAAGGCCGCCAGATCGAACCCCAGCAGAGCCCCAATGCTCTGAAGACGATGCGCTTCGAGGACAACGCCGGGGGCTGGAACCTGAATAATATGGGAACCTGCGAGCGCAATGTCGACTGGTATTTCCACACCTGCGTGGCGGGTCATGACCAGCCCAACCATGACAAGGTGGACTATCACCTGAGCGGGCACTCCCATCGCGCCGGGGTGTACACGGTGGGACTGCAACATGGTGGAAAGCTGGTTCAGGTGCGCAGCGCCTTCGACCCCGGACTGTCCGCCACGCAGAGTACCAACAAGCACGGCGGCCCCACCAAGCTGATCGTGAGTTCGTCGGGTGGCCCGCTTGGCACGCAGAACCTGAACGGCGAACTGAAGCAATGGTTGCTGACGGCACCGTCCGGCACGCTGCTCAACGAAGCCGACGCCACGCCCATCCGCCAGGTCAGGACCGAGGCGGGCAACGGCAAGCCGCGCCTGGCGGTGGCGCTCGATTATCTGCACGTCGACAAGGTGGAGACGCCGCTGGTGTGGGTGCCACCCGCCAACGGCCCGCTGCCGCCCACCTCCTGGACCATGCAGGTTGGCCCGCTGACCGATGCGCTGCAATGTATCGACAAGGTGAGATTCTGGGTCTTCACAGCCAGCCCAACCGGTGAAGGAGGCGACTGGAGCAAAGTTGATGCCCTGCTCAAGCCAGCAACGGACTGGCGAGCACAGCCCCGTCCGGGTAGCTATGTCATGGCCGCCCCTCTTCAACCGCTGCTGGTGCGCTTCAACCCCTCGACGTGCCGCATGTTCTGCGAGGTCTTACTGAAGGAGCCGACCTGGCCCAAGGGCGCGGAGAAGCTCAAGGGCATGTTCGATGTGGCGAGTTCCTGGGTGTTTCCCGTTGACTATCAGCATGGGCTGATTGCCCGGCGGCTGGGGGAACAGGGAGAGGTGCCGGATTGGGATTGGCTGAGTCTGACTCTCAATCCAAGTCGCTACCCGGCGAAGGGGAAAACAACAAAGGTGAATCGAGAATGA
- a CDS encoding RidA family protein, with amino-acid sequence MAIESFAEINPATCGLPRSLATKAGGFVFVSGQVARDGDGHIIPGGIEAHARQTLENVAQVLALAGCALEDVVKVTVWLEDAHDFAEFNRVYGEFFPLHKPSRSTLQTRNMVGSKVEIEAVAYKA; translated from the coding sequence ATGGCGATCGAGTCCTTTGCAGAGATCAACCCGGCTACGTGTGGCTTGCCGCGCTCACTGGCGACGAAGGCAGGCGGCTTTGTGTTCGTGTCCGGCCAGGTCGCCAGGGACGGAGACGGGCACATCATCCCCGGGGGGATCGAGGCGCATGCCCGCCAGACCTTGGAGAACGTCGCACAGGTGCTCGCGCTGGCGGGTTGCGCGCTCGAGGATGTTGTCAAGGTGACCGTCTGGCTCGAAGACGCCCATGACTTCGCTGAATTCAATCGCGTCTACGGCGAATTCTTTCCTCTCCACAAGCCATCGCGCTCGACTCTGCAGACCAGGAATATGGTCGGGAGCAAGGTAGAAATCGAGGCCGTCGCCTATAAGGCATGA
- a CDS encoding carboxymuconolactone decarboxylase family protein — translation MTPRLNYFQQSPELSKKLVELGTLLQKTTIETHIRELVELRASQLNGCAFCVDMHVKMARIHGERELRLHHVAIWRESTLFTPRERAALAWTEVLTRIPAHGVPDDVYDSVRAEYSEKELSDLTFLVGAINSWNRLNVAFRMVPGSSDKAFGLDKAGLE, via the coding sequence ATGACGCCACGCCTTAACTATTTTCAGCAATCGCCCGAGCTGTCGAAGAAGCTCGTGGAGCTTGGCACGCTGCTCCAGAAGACGACGATCGAGACCCACATCCGCGAACTCGTCGAGCTTCGCGCGTCGCAGCTGAATGGTTGCGCGTTCTGCGTCGACATGCACGTCAAGATGGCGAGGATCCACGGCGAGCGCGAACTGCGCCTGCATCACGTGGCGATCTGGCGCGAGTCGACGCTGTTCACGCCCCGTGAACGCGCCGCGCTGGCATGGACCGAGGTGCTGACCCGTATTCCCGCCCACGGCGTGCCGGACGACGTCTACGACAGCGTGCGTGCCGAGTACTCCGAGAAGGAGCTGTCGGATCTCACCTTCCTGGTGGGCGCGATCAACAGCTGGAACCGGCTGAACGTGGCCTTCCGCATGGTGCCCGGCTCGTCCGACAAGGCGTTCGGGCTCGACAAGGCCGGCCTGGAGTGA
- a CDS encoding carotenoid oxygenase family protein — MTTFDLNAGAVAPVAHEMELTALRVTGTVPDDLDGVLVRNGPNPLSGRFEGDGVLSWWPEAAMLHGIAFERGRVGGYRNRWLRTQRWARAHAPESMSTWPDTNPNVNVIRHAGETLALAEGGAPLAITSTLDTLGPARRHPGIATGMTAHPKIDPRTGELVTFRADWKAPFLRYGVSDARGEPTVDVEIALPAPSMMHDIAITETYSILLDLNVGYDFAMLARGHRMPLRWHHERGSRLGVIPRHGGEVRWFEIAPCFIQHVVNAYDADETTIVLDAVRYPWFLRLTADGGAFEDNPVGVLWRYRIDLKSGTVEETQVGEDGIELPRINEQWTGRPYRYGYAAEQPTPVELRGIVRYDWHRGTLERYAVPRGDQNSEPVFVPRRTATAEDDGWLLCCVYRRATDTSDVIVLNACDLAAGPVATVHLPTRIPAGFHGAWLANQGRSVA, encoded by the coding sequence ATGACGACCTTTGACCTGAACGCCGGCGCCGTTGCGCCGGTTGCGCATGAAATGGAGCTCACCGCGCTGCGTGTGACGGGAACGGTGCCGGACGATCTCGATGGCGTGCTGGTGCGCAACGGCCCCAACCCGCTGTCGGGGCGATTCGAGGGCGACGGTGTGCTGTCGTGGTGGCCGGAGGCCGCGATGCTGCACGGGATCGCATTCGAGCGTGGCCGAGTGGGCGGCTACCGTAACCGCTGGCTGCGCACGCAACGATGGGCGCGCGCGCATGCGCCGGAAAGTATGTCGACGTGGCCGGATACCAATCCGAACGTCAACGTGATCCGGCACGCCGGCGAAACCCTCGCGCTGGCCGAAGGCGGCGCGCCGCTGGCGATCACCTCGACGCTCGACACGCTCGGGCCGGCGCGTCGGCATCCGGGCATCGCGACGGGCATGACCGCGCACCCGAAGATCGATCCGCGCACTGGTGAACTGGTGACGTTCCGCGCCGACTGGAAGGCGCCGTTCCTGCGCTATGGCGTGTCCGACGCGAGGGGGGAACCGACCGTGGACGTCGAGATCGCGCTGCCGGCCCCGTCGATGATGCACGACATCGCGATCACCGAGACGTACAGCATCCTGCTCGATCTGAACGTCGGCTATGACTTCGCCATGCTCGCGCGCGGACACCGGATGCCGTTGCGCTGGCATCACGAACGCGGCTCACGGCTGGGTGTGATCCCGCGTCACGGCGGCGAGGTGCGATGGTTCGAGATCGCGCCGTGTTTCATCCAGCATGTCGTCAATGCCTATGACGCGGACGAAACGACGATCGTGCTCGATGCCGTCCGCTATCCGTGGTTCCTGCGGCTCACGGCAGACGGCGGTGCGTTCGAGGACAACCCGGTCGGGGTGCTGTGGCGGTATCGGATCGACCTGAAGTCGGGGACGGTCGAGGAAACGCAGGTCGGCGAAGACGGGATCGAGCTGCCGCGGATCAACGAGCAGTGGACCGGCCGGCCGTATCGGTATGGCTATGCCGCCGAGCAGCCGACCCCGGTCGAACTGCGCGGGATCGTGCGGTACGACTGGCACCGCGGCACGCTCGAACGGTATGCGGTGCCGCGGGGGGATCAGAACAGTGAGCCGGTGTTCGTGCCGCGACGGACAGCGACGGCGGAAGATGACGGATGGTTGCTGTGTTGCGTGTACCGACGCGCGACCGATACCAGCGACGTGATTGTGCTGAATGCGTGCGATCTTGCTGCCGGACCGGTTGCGACCGTGCATCTGCCGACACGGATTCCGGCCGGGTTCCATGGTGCGTGGTTGGCGAATCAAGGTCGAAGCGTTGCTTGA
- a CDS encoding peroxiredoxin: MVSHVFSVDWSTLPAPTDDGAARHLPGKPLPHVALTSTDGDVVDLSRLSGRTVLYAFPRMHRPDQPITDGWFTIPGAPGCTPQSCAFRDHAKELAAAGAAHIFGLSTQDTADQREGAKRLHLPFPLLSDHERAFTNALSLPTFEAGGRVLLKRLTLIIRQGVIEHVFYPVFPPDQNAEEVLNWLQQQRN; this comes from the coding sequence ATGGTGAGCCATGTCTTTTCTGTCGATTGGTCGACGCTGCCCGCACCCACTGACGACGGCGCGGCCCGACACCTGCCGGGAAAACCGCTGCCGCACGTGGCACTGACCTCCACCGACGGGGATGTGGTCGATCTCTCCCGCTTGAGCGGCCGTACGGTCCTCTACGCATTTCCGCGCATGCACCGTCCCGACCAGCCCATCACCGATGGATGGTTCACGATTCCTGGCGCGCCTGGTTGCACGCCTCAGTCTTGCGCGTTTCGTGATCACGCGAAGGAACTGGCAGCTGCGGGGGCGGCTCACATCTTTGGCTTGTCAACGCAAGACACCGCGGACCAGCGTGAAGGGGCGAAGCGCCTGCATTTGCCCTTTCCCTTGCTGTCCGATCACGAGCGGGCCTTCACGAACGCGCTGTCCCTTCCCACCTTCGAAGCGGGCGGCAGGGTGCTGCTCAAGCGTCTTACCTTGATCATCCGGCAGGGCGTGATCGAACATGTGTTCTACCCCGTCTTTCCGCCGGACCAGAACGCCGAAGAGGTCCTCAACTGGCTGCAGCAACAACGCAACTGA
- a CDS encoding nitroreductase translates to MKFDEVIQQRRSIRGYLDKPVPKELVREILALAMRAPTSYNTQPWNFYVVAGNALDRIREGNVERNLAGVPDSREFRIGPAYDSTHRERQIGVAKQLFAAMGIARDDQQGRREWVLRGFRQFDAPVSIIVTYDRSIHGSDVAPFDCGGVVNAIVNVAWSRGLGCVINSQGIMQSPVVRAEAAIPDDQVIQTCIAMGWPDETFPANAVVSHRKSVEEAATFIGFDD, encoded by the coding sequence ATGAAATTCGATGAAGTGATTCAGCAACGCCGCAGCATCCGAGGTTACCTGGACAAGCCGGTTCCGAAAGAACTGGTGCGGGAGATCCTGGCGCTGGCCATGCGCGCCCCCACGTCATACAACACCCAGCCTTGGAACTTCTACGTGGTGGCCGGCAACGCCCTGGACCGCATCCGCGAAGGCAATGTGGAGCGCAACCTTGCCGGCGTACCGGATTCACGCGAATTCCGCATCGGGCCGGCCTATGACAGTACCCACCGTGAGCGTCAGATCGGCGTCGCCAAGCAACTGTTTGCCGCCATGGGCATCGCCCGCGACGACCAGCAAGGGCGGCGCGAATGGGTGCTGCGCGGCTTTCGCCAGTTCGACGCGCCGGTGTCCATCATCGTGACCTATGACCGCTCCATCCATGGCAGCGACGTCGCCCCGTTCGACTGCGGCGGCGTCGTCAACGCCATCGTCAACGTTGCCTGGTCGCGCGGGCTGGGCTGCGTCATCAACAGCCAGGGCATCATGCAGTCCCCGGTGGTTCGCGCGGAAGCGGCGATTCCGGACGATCAGGTGATCCAGACCTGCATTGCCATGGGGTGGCCGGACGAGACGTTTCCCGCCAATGCGGTGGTCTCGCATAGAAAGTCCGTGGAGGAAGCCGCCACGTTCATCGGGTTTGATGACTGA
- a CDS encoding PLP-dependent aminotransferase family protein: MSTRTPALAIEIDRGKPLPIYLQICERFKTAIAAGLLRPGDRVPALRGLATQLSTARGTVELAYTILVDEGYLEMRGAAGTFVSPSLSASVMPSADGKGRQGSRGRPAAQGAGTAKTPDASHGRPTPRQVAITVAMSGEPRPLQPGLPALDAFPRKIWSRLVSRRVRSGERTMLAYPDPMGYRPLRERIATYLGLSRGVTCLPDQVFITGGYRATLELVLRSLAQPNDRMWFEDPGYLLARNFLAETGVQFVPVPVDDEGIDVERGMQLDPGARFALVTPSHQSPLGHMLSLTRRLALLDWAEKASRWIIEDDYDSEFRYVGRPLPALKSLDRQDRVIYCGTFSKAMFPGLRLAYAVVPERAVERVGRVACSMNAGSPAVWQAAVADFMEQGHFARHVKRMRALYGQRRMLIAHALEQAFGERLSVELPPGGIQFAVRFTEGPDGPVDDVAVAARAREAGLAVLPLSIWYANGRMRRTPRGLVIGFANIADAKEAARLARTLRSCLDG; encoded by the coding sequence ATGAGCACCCGTACTCCCGCGTTGGCCATCGAGATCGACCGCGGGAAGCCGTTGCCGATCTATCTGCAGATCTGCGAGCGTTTCAAGACCGCGATCGCGGCAGGCCTCCTGCGTCCGGGTGACCGCGTGCCCGCGCTGCGCGGCCTCGCCACGCAATTGAGCACGGCGCGAGGCACGGTCGAACTGGCCTATACGATCCTTGTCGACGAGGGCTACCTGGAGATGCGCGGCGCTGCCGGCACGTTCGTTTCGCCTTCGCTATCGGCGTCAGTGATGCCTTCCGCGGATGGAAAGGGTCGCCAGGGCTCGCGCGGCCGGCCGGCTGCCCAAGGAGCGGGCACGGCGAAGACACCGGACGCGTCACATGGCCGGCCGACGCCGCGCCAGGTGGCGATCACCGTTGCCATGAGCGGCGAGCCGCGGCCGTTGCAGCCAGGACTGCCGGCACTGGACGCATTCCCGCGCAAGATATGGAGCCGCCTGGTTTCGCGTCGTGTGCGCAGCGGCGAACGCACGATGCTCGCCTACCCGGATCCGATGGGCTACCGGCCGCTGCGTGAACGCATTGCCACCTATCTCGGTCTGTCGCGCGGTGTCACGTGCCTGCCCGATCAGGTCTTCATTACCGGTGGCTACCGCGCGACGCTTGAACTCGTGCTGCGCAGTCTCGCTCAGCCGAACGACCGCATGTGGTTCGAGGATCCCGGCTATCTGCTCGCGCGCAATTTTCTGGCCGAGACCGGCGTGCAGTTCGTGCCCGTGCCGGTGGACGATGAGGGGATCGACGTCGAGCGCGGCATGCAACTGGATCCGGGGGCGCGCTTCGCACTGGTCACGCCATCGCATCAAAGCCCGCTCGGACACATGCTGTCGCTCACCAGGCGCCTGGCGCTGCTGGATTGGGCGGAGAAGGCTTCGCGCTGGATCATCGAGGATGACTACGACAGTGAGTTCCGCTATGTGGGCAGGCCCTTGCCGGCGTTGAAAAGCCTTGATCGGCAAGATCGCGTGATCTATTGCGGCACGTTCAGCAAGGCGATGTTCCCCGGCCTGAGGCTCGCGTATGCCGTGGTGCCGGAGCGTGCGGTCGAGCGCGTCGGGCGGGTGGCGTGCAGCATGAATGCCGGCTCGCCGGCGGTATGGCAGGCTGCCGTGGCCGATTTCATGGAGCAGGGGCATTTTGCCCGGCATGTGAAGCGGATGCGTGCGCTGTACGGTCAGCGGCGCATGCTGATTGCGCACGCGTTGGAACAGGCCTTCGGCGAGCGGCTGAGCGTCGAACTGCCACCCGGCGGAATCCAGTTCGCGGTGCGGTTCACCGAAGGCCCCGACGGCCCGGTCGACGATGTCGCCGTTGCCGCGCGGGCCCGCGAGGCGGGGCTGGCCGTGTTGCCGCTGTCGATCTGGTACGCGAATGGCCGTATGCGGCGCACGCCGCGTGGCCTCGTGATCGGCTTCGCGAACATCGCCGATGCCAAGGAAGCGGCCCGTCTCGCTCGAACGTTGCGCTCATGCCTGGATGGCTGA
- a CDS encoding SDR family oxidoreductase, which produces MKVVVIGGSGLIGSRLVTLLSEAGHQALAASPRTGVNSVTGEGLSNALIGADAVVDVTNAPSWEPQAVLDFFRTSARNLGKAEVAAGVRHHVALSIVGTDRMPENAYFAAKVAQEEAIEAAGVPYTIVRATQFMEFIGGIADFSTDSGTVRVGDGQFQPIAADDIVAILAQLVLSVPLNGSLDIAGPDRAPFAEIIARYLKSVGDARPVVTDRNARYYGGLVEELSLVPLGDARIGRISLDQWLAQAKAA; this is translated from the coding sequence ATGAAGGTCGTCGTAATCGGTGGTTCGGGCCTGATCGGCTCACGTCTGGTCACCCTGCTCAGCGAAGCAGGCCACCAGGCGCTCGCCGCCTCTCCCCGTACCGGCGTCAACAGCGTGACGGGCGAAGGTCTGAGCAATGCGCTCATCGGCGCGGACGCCGTCGTGGATGTGACGAACGCGCCATCGTGGGAACCTCAAGCGGTCCTCGACTTCTTCCGCACCTCGGCGCGCAACCTGGGCAAGGCCGAGGTGGCCGCGGGCGTGCGCCATCACGTCGCGCTGTCGATCGTCGGCACCGATCGCATGCCTGAGAACGCGTACTTCGCCGCCAAGGTCGCGCAGGAAGAGGCAATCGAAGCCGCCGGCGTGCCGTACACGATCGTACGCGCCACGCAGTTCATGGAGTTCATCGGCGGCATTGCGGACTTCAGTACCGACAGCGGCACCGTGCGCGTCGGCGACGGACAGTTTCAGCCCATCGCCGCGGACGACATCGTGGCGATCCTCGCGCAGCTCGTGCTCTCCGTGCCGCTGAACGGCAGCCTTGACATCGCTGGCCCGGATCGGGCGCCCTTCGCCGAGATCATCGCGCGTTATCTGAAATCGGTCGGCGACGCACGCCCCGTCGTCACGGACCGCAATGCGCGGTACTACGGCGGGCTGGTCGAGGAACTGTCACTTGTGCCGCTCGGCGACGCGCGCATCGGCCGCATCAGTCTCGATCAGTGGCTCGCTCAAGCTAAAGCGGCTTGA
- a CDS encoding helix-turn-helix transcriptional regulator: MTTLPCSQSSVSLLPAGRQLGIRNYPGAQGHYVADVVSFPAQALQAFSLRYREQIGNWPGHTSDLCVPLDRHTALAWDNLLECIASDAPDALRSHYGEAVLLALALGGWAAPLLLDRRDPLCERVQHILMGNPARDCAVACVAERLNLGASTLRRQLANEASSFSKLLENVRLGMALQWLQTTARPIGEIAAASGYASASRFAARFRKHYGLSPRALRTAI, from the coding sequence ATGACAACCCTCCCCTGCAGCCAGTCGAGCGTTTCCCTGCTGCCGGCGGGACGTCAGTTGGGCATTCGCAACTATCCGGGCGCGCAGGGTCATTACGTCGCCGATGTCGTGAGCTTTCCTGCCCAGGCATTGCAGGCGTTCAGCCTGCGCTACCGCGAGCAGATCGGCAACTGGCCCGGACACACCTCGGACCTGTGCGTTCCGCTGGACCGGCACACCGCCTTGGCCTGGGACAACCTGCTGGAGTGCATTGCCAGCGATGCGCCGGATGCCCTGCGCAGCCACTATGGCGAAGCCGTGCTATTGGCACTGGCCCTCGGCGGCTGGGCTGCACCGCTGCTGCTGGACCGGCGCGATCCATTGTGCGAACGCGTACAGCACATCCTCATGGGCAATCCGGCGCGGGACTGCGCAGTGGCTTGCGTCGCCGAACGACTGAACCTCGGGGCCTCGACCTTGCGCAGGCAACTGGCAAACGAGGCCAGCAGCTTCAGCAAGCTCCTGGAAAACGTCAGGCTGGGAATGGCCTTGCAATGGCTGCAGACCACCGCGCGCCCCATCGGGGAGATCGCCGCAGCCAGCGGCTATGCCTCGGCATCGCGCTTTGCCGCGCGCTTTCGCAAGCATTACGGACTGTCGCCCAGAGCATTGCGGACGGCGATCTAA
- a CDS encoding cupin domain-containing protein produces the protein MKRIVSFVATLMCLCPMAVRPAMAAPQASVTSLRSEPLPEYPGKEVQMIVVDYPPGAVDAVHRHDAHAFVYVLDGSIVMGVKGGKEVALKAGDTFHEGPDDIHTVGRNASSTQPARFVVFLIKNKGAPILTPVK, from the coding sequence ATGAAGCGGATCGTTTCCTTCGTTGCCACCCTGATGTGTTTGTGCCCGATGGCCGTGCGGCCGGCCATGGCCGCGCCGCAGGCGAGCGTGACATCGCTGCGTTCGGAGCCGTTGCCTGAGTATCCGGGCAAGGAAGTCCAGATGATCGTGGTCGACTATCCGCCTGGCGCGGTCGACGCGGTGCATCGCCATGACGCGCACGCCTTCGTCTATGTGCTCGATGGAAGCATCGTCATGGGCGTCAAGGGCGGCAAGGAGGTAGCGCTCAAGGCTGGCGATACGTTCCACGAGGGCCCTGACGACATCCATACGGTCGGGCGCAATGCCAGTTCCACGCAGCCGGCAAGATTCGTCGTGTTCCTGATCAAGAACAAGGGCGCACCGATCCTGACCCCGGTGAAGTAG